One genomic segment of Streptomyces sp. RKND-216 includes these proteins:
- a CDS encoding heme o synthase: MTAVESRPAGVLEGTVHRPFGARVMAFVALTKPRIIELLLITTIPVMFLAAQGVPDLTLVLATCAGGFLSAGGANALNMYLDRDIDALMHRTERRPLVTGMVSPREGLVFGLTLAVGSTLWFGLLVNWLSAALSLGALLFYVVVYTMLLKRRTSQNIVWGGIAGCMPVLIGWSAVTNDVSWAAVVLFGVIFFWTPPHYWPLSMKVKDDYARVGVPMLPVIATNTVVAKQIVLYSWVMVGVSLLLWPLGYVGWFYPLVAVLAGGWWLWEAHALQSRAKAGLTGARLKEMRLFHWSITYVSLLFVAVAVDPFLR, from the coding sequence GTGACGGCCGTCGAATCCCGTCCAGCGGGGGTGCTCGAGGGCACCGTCCACCGCCCGTTCGGCGCCCGTGTCATGGCGTTCGTCGCCCTCACCAAGCCGCGCATCATCGAACTCCTCCTCATCACCACCATTCCGGTGATGTTCCTCGCCGCCCAGGGCGTGCCGGACCTGACGCTGGTGCTCGCCACCTGCGCGGGCGGCTTCCTCTCCGCGGGGGGCGCCAACGCGCTCAACATGTACCTGGACCGGGACATCGACGCCCTGATGCACCGGACCGAGCGGCGCCCGCTGGTGACCGGCATGGTCTCGCCCCGCGAGGGCCTGGTCTTCGGCCTCACCCTCGCCGTCGGCTCCACCCTCTGGTTCGGGCTGCTGGTCAACTGGCTCTCCGCGGCGCTCTCGCTGGGGGCCCTGCTCTTCTACGTCGTCGTCTACACGATGCTGCTCAAGCGCCGCACCTCCCAGAACATCGTCTGGGGCGGCATCGCCGGCTGCATGCCCGTGCTGATCGGCTGGTCGGCCGTGACGAACGACGTCAGCTGGGCGGCCGTGGTGCTGTTCGGCGTGATCTTCTTCTGGACGCCGCCGCACTACTGGCCGCTGTCGATGAAGGTCAAGGACGACTACGCGCGCGTCGGCGTGCCGATGCTGCCCGTGATCGCCACCAACACCGTGGTGGCGAAGCAGATCGTCCTCTACAGCTGGGTGATGGTCGGCGTGTCGCTGCTGCTGTGGCCGCTGGGCTACGTCGGCTGGTTCTACCCGCTGGTCGCGGTGCTGGCCGGCGGCTGGTGGCTGTGGGAGGCCCACGCCCTGCAGAGCCGCGCCAAGGCCGGTCTGACCGGGGCCCGGCTCAAGGAGATGCGGCTCTTTCACTGGTCGATCACGTACGTGTCGCTGCTCTTCGTCGCCGTCGCCGTGGACCCGTTCCTGCGCTGA
- a CDS encoding COX15/CtaA family protein — translation MPKLLELVRNPVAYIAARWTPSQRMLQRATLAPVVMSVVIVVTGGAVRLTGSGLGCDTWPMCSEESLVATPEMGLHGALEFGNRMLTYVLCAAVGWAIVAARAARPRRRGLSRLAWSQFWIVLSNAVLGGITVLTRLNPYTVAGHFVAATALVTVATVTWLRAREGDDAPRPLVGKPVKQLAWLVAWVSVALIVMGTVVTGAGPHAGDSSDVPRMPVDWDTVARIHSALAWIVVALTLAIWFVLRAFDGPVGPRTRVRDLMIVLAAQGAIGYAQYLTELPEVLVGLHMLGSTLMWIAVVRLVLSVRERGLPVAPPTVPAPASTPDRPVAAAS, via the coding sequence GTGCCGAAACTGCTCGAACTGGTACGCAATCCCGTCGCGTACATCGCCGCCCGCTGGACCCCTTCGCAGCGGATGCTCCAACGCGCCACGCTCGCTCCGGTCGTGATGAGCGTGGTCATCGTGGTCACCGGCGGGGCGGTGCGGCTGACCGGCTCCGGGCTGGGCTGCGACACCTGGCCGATGTGCAGCGAGGAGAGCCTGGTCGCCACCCCCGAGATGGGACTGCACGGCGCCCTCGAATTCGGCAACAGGATGCTGACCTACGTGCTCTGCGCCGCCGTCGGCTGGGCCATCGTCGCCGCTCGGGCGGCGAGGCCGCGCCGCCGCGGGCTGAGCCGGCTGGCCTGGTCGCAGTTCTGGATCGTGCTGTCGAACGCCGTACTGGGCGGCATCACGGTGCTCACCAGGCTCAACCCCTACACGGTCGCCGGACACTTCGTCGCCGCCACGGCGCTGGTGACGGTCGCGACCGTCACCTGGCTCCGCGCCCGCGAGGGCGACGACGCGCCGCGCCCCTTGGTCGGCAAGCCGGTGAAGCAGCTGGCCTGGCTGGTGGCCTGGGTGTCGGTGGCGCTGATCGTCATGGGCACCGTCGTCACCGGCGCCGGGCCGCATGCCGGGGACAGCAGCGACGTGCCGCGCATGCCGGTGGACTGGGACACCGTCGCCCGCATCCACTCCGCGCTGGCCTGGATCGTGGTCGCGCTGACCCTGGCTATCTGGTTCGTGCTGCGCGCGTTCGACGGCCCGGTCGGCCCGCGCACGCGGGTGCGCGACCTGATGATCGTCCTGGCCGCGCAGGGGGCGATCGGCTACGCGCAGTACCTGACAGAGCTGCCCGAGGTGCTGGTGGGGCTGCACATGCTGGGCTCCACGCTGATGTGGATCGCCGTGGTACGGCTGGTGCTGTCGGTGCGGGAACGGGGTCTGCCCGTGGCTCCGCCGACCGTTCCGGCCCCCGCGTCGACCCCGGACCGCCCCGTCGCCGCAGCGAGCTGA
- a CDS encoding ABC transporter permease, protein MIAAQAALETRMLLRHGEQLLLTVVIPTLVLVLFSVVEIVDVPVATAGGEGARVDFLAPGVLALAVLSTAFTGQAISTGFERRYGVLKRLGASPLPRWALMTAKTCAVLVTELLQVLLLTAVASGLGWSPQGGWLAVVLLLVAGTAAFSGLGLLMAGTLRAEATLAGANLLFILLLVGGGVIVPLSRFPGPVQAVLELLPVSALSDGLRQVLQHGAGLPWADLGVLAVWAVVGLGAAAQLFRWE, encoded by the coding sequence ATGATCGCCGCGCAGGCGGCGCTGGAGACCCGGATGCTGCTGCGGCACGGCGAGCAGCTGCTGCTCACCGTCGTCATCCCGACGCTGGTGCTGGTGCTGTTCAGCGTCGTGGAGATCGTGGACGTGCCGGTGGCGACCGCCGGGGGCGAGGGCGCCCGTGTGGACTTCCTCGCCCCGGGCGTGCTGGCTCTGGCCGTGCTCTCCACCGCCTTCACCGGGCAGGCGATCTCCACCGGCTTCGAGCGGCGCTACGGCGTACTGAAGCGGCTCGGTGCGTCGCCCCTGCCCCGCTGGGCGCTGATGACGGCCAAGACCTGCGCGGTGCTGGTGACCGAACTGCTCCAGGTGCTGCTTCTGACCGCCGTGGCGTCCGGGCTGGGCTGGTCGCCGCAGGGGGGCTGGCTCGCCGTGGTGCTTCTACTCGTCGCCGGTACGGCCGCGTTCTCCGGGCTGGGGCTGCTGATGGCGGGCACGCTGCGCGCCGAGGCCACGCTCGCGGGAGCGAACCTGCTCTTCATCCTGCTGCTGGTCGGCGGCGGCGTGATCGTGCCACTGTCGCGCTTCCCCGGTCCGGTGCAGGCCGTGCTGGAGCTGCTGCCGGTGTCGGCCCTCTCGGACGGGCTGCGGCAGGTGCTCCAGCACGGCGCCGGCCTGCCCTGGGCCGACCTCGGCGTGCTCGCGGTGTGGGCCGTCGTGGGACTCGGAGCGGCGGCACAACTCTTCCGCTGGGAGTAG
- a CDS encoding ABC transporter ATP-binding protein: protein MRNAPAVEIAGLVKRYGGRTAVDGLDLTVAAGSVTSVLGPNGAGKTTTIETCEGFRRPDAGTVRVLGLDPVTRSAELRPRIGVMLQSGGVYPTARAGEMLRHMAALHAHPLDVPALSARLGLDACGRTPYRRLSGGQQQRLALAMAVVGRPELVFLDEPTAGLDPQARRATWDLVRELRADGVTVVLSTHHMDEAEQLSDSVAVVDGGTVIAHGTPEELCRGGAEDSLRFTGRPGLDLASLLKALPPGCAAAELSPGGYRITGTVDPQLLATVTSWCAQNGVLPDGITVERRTLEDVFLELTGRELR from the coding sequence ATGCGCAACGCACCGGCCGTCGAGATCGCGGGCCTGGTCAAGCGGTACGGCGGCCGGACCGCGGTGGACGGGCTCGACCTGACCGTCGCGGCCGGTTCCGTCACCTCCGTACTGGGCCCCAACGGAGCGGGCAAGACCACCACCATCGAGACCTGCGAGGGCTTCCGCCGCCCCGACGCCGGGACCGTACGCGTCCTGGGCCTCGACCCCGTCACCCGTTCGGCGGAGCTGCGGCCCCGGATCGGGGTGATGCTCCAGAGCGGTGGCGTCTACCCGACCGCCCGTGCCGGGGAGATGCTGCGCCACATGGCGGCACTGCACGCCCACCCGCTGGACGTACCGGCGCTCTCTGCCCGGCTCGGCCTGGACGCCTGCGGCCGCACGCCCTACCGGCGGCTCTCCGGCGGCCAGCAGCAGCGCCTCGCGCTGGCGATGGCCGTGGTGGGACGCCCGGAGCTGGTCTTCCTCGACGAGCCGACCGCCGGCCTGGACCCGCAGGCGCGCCGCGCGACCTGGGACCTGGTCCGCGAGCTGCGCGCCGACGGCGTCACCGTCGTGCTCAGCACGCACCACATGGACGAGGCGGAGCAGCTCTCCGACAGCGTCGCCGTCGTGGACGGCGGCACGGTCATCGCGCACGGCACACCGGAGGAGCTGTGCCGCGGTGGCGCCGAGGACAGCCTGCGCTTCACCGGGCGGCCCGGCCTGGACCTCGCCTCCCTGCTCAAGGCGCTGCCCCCGGGCTGCGCGGCGGCCGAACTCAGCCCCGGCGGCTACCGGATCACCGGCACCGTCGACCCGCAGCTGCTGGCCACCGTCACCTCGTGGTGCGCGCAGAACGGCGTCCTGCCGGACGGCATCACGGTGGAGCGGCGCACGCTGGAGGACGTCTTCCTCGAGCTGACGGGGAGGGAGCTGCGGTGA
- a CDS encoding ArsR family transcriptional regulator translates to MQQPRTTAGPAAGGAAVPGAPDEQHGTRNKVARSVLDHGPSTAAELAQRLELTQAAVRRHLDHLVAEGVVEARAKRVYGTRGRGRPARVFALTDAGRDAFDQAYDQLAAEALHWIAESAGGGAAGEAAVAAFARARVAAQAERYRAVLDEAPPSQRTAALAEALTEDGYAATARSAPAASGEQLCQHHCPVAHTAERFPQLCEAETEVFSRLLGTHVQRLATIAHGDGVCTTYVPQAQPAQTGSGPRAGENARNSSTHDTTASTATTASAENTAGRNPA, encoded by the coding sequence ATGCAGCAGCCCCGCACGACGGCCGGTCCGGCCGCCGGCGGTGCCGCCGTGCCCGGTGCCCCCGACGAGCAGCACGGCACCCGGAACAAGGTCGCGCGGTCCGTCCTGGACCACGGCCCGTCCACCGCCGCCGAGCTCGCCCAGCGCCTGGAACTCACCCAGGCCGCCGTCCGCCGCCACCTGGACCACCTGGTGGCCGAGGGGGTCGTCGAGGCCCGCGCCAAGCGCGTCTACGGCACCCGCGGTCGCGGTCGTCCGGCCCGGGTGTTCGCCCTCACCGACGCCGGTCGGGACGCCTTCGACCAGGCGTACGACCAGCTCGCCGCCGAGGCGTTGCACTGGATCGCCGAGTCGGCGGGCGGGGGAGCGGCAGGAGAGGCGGCAGTCGCCGCCTTCGCCCGCGCCCGGGTCGCCGCACAGGCCGAGCGCTACCGCGCGGTACTGGACGAGGCACCCCCGTCGCAGCGCACCGCAGCACTGGCAGAAGCCCTGACCGAGGACGGGTACGCTGCCACCGCACGCAGCGCCCCTGCCGCGAGCGGGGAGCAGCTCTGCCAGCACCACTGCCCGGTGGCGCACACCGCCGAACGGTTCCCGCAGCTCTGCGAGGCGGAGACCGAGGTCTTCTCGCGACTGCTGGGGACGCATGTGCAGCGTCTGGCCACCATCGCCCACGGCGACGGTGTGTGCACCACCTACGTCCCCCAGGCGCAGCCCGCACAGACCGGATCCGGCCCCCGGGCCGGAGAGAACGCCCGCAACAGCAGCACGCACGACACCACAGCCAGCACAGCCACCACAGCATCTGCCGAGAACACGGCCGGGAGGAACCCCGCATGA
- the sufB gene encoding Fe-S cluster assembly protein SufB: MTLPTETAHPELEGLGRYEYGWADSDSAGAAAKRGLNEDVVRDISSKKNEADWMLKLRLKGLKLFEKKPMPNWGSDLSGIDFDNIKYFVRSTEKQATSWEDLPEDIKNTYDKLGIPEAEKQRLVAGVAAQYESEVVYHQIREDLEEQGVLFLDTDTALREHPEIFQEHFGTVIPAGDNKFAALNTAVWSGGSFIYVPPGVHVDIPLQAYFRINTENMGQFERTLIIVDENAYVHYVEGCTAPIYNSDSLHSAVVEIIVKKGGRCRYTTIQNWSNNVYNLVTKRAVAYEGATMEWVDGNLGSKVTMKYPAVYLMGEHAKGETLSVAFAGEGQHQDAGAKMVHMAPRTSSNIVSKSVARSGGRTSYRGLIEIAEGAEGSKSNVLCDALLVDTISRSDTYPYVDVREDDVTMGHEATVSKVSDDQLFYLMSRGLSEDEAMAMIVRGFVEPIAKELPMEYALELNRLIELQMEGAVG, from the coding sequence ATGACTCTCCCCACGGAGACCGCCCACCCCGAGCTCGAGGGCCTGGGCCGCTACGAGTACGGCTGGGCCGACTCCGACTCGGCCGGCGCCGCCGCCAAGCGAGGCCTCAACGAGGACGTCGTCCGCGACATCTCGTCGAAGAAGAACGAGGCCGACTGGATGCTGAAGCTGCGGCTCAAGGGCCTGAAGCTGTTCGAGAAGAAGCCGATGCCCAACTGGGGCTCCGACCTTTCCGGCATCGACTTCGACAACATCAAGTACTTCGTGCGGTCCACGGAGAAGCAGGCCACCTCATGGGAGGACCTGCCCGAGGACATCAAGAACACCTACGACAAGCTCGGCATCCCGGAGGCGGAGAAGCAGCGCCTGGTCGCCGGCGTCGCCGCGCAGTACGAGTCGGAGGTCGTCTACCACCAGATCCGTGAGGACCTGGAGGAGCAGGGCGTCCTGTTCCTGGACACCGACACCGCGCTGCGCGAGCACCCGGAGATCTTCCAGGAGCACTTCGGCACCGTGATCCCGGCCGGCGACAACAAGTTCGCCGCGCTGAACACCGCTGTGTGGTCCGGTGGCTCCTTCATCTACGTGCCGCCGGGCGTGCACGTCGACATCCCGCTGCAGGCCTACTTCCGGATCAACACCGAGAACATGGGCCAGTTCGAGCGGACGCTGATCATCGTCGACGAGAACGCCTACGTGCACTACGTCGAGGGCTGCACCGCGCCGATCTACAACTCGGACTCGCTGCACTCCGCGGTCGTCGAGATCATCGTCAAGAAGGGCGGCCGCTGCCGCTACACGACGATCCAGAACTGGTCGAACAACGTCTACAACCTGGTCACCAAGCGCGCCGTGGCCTACGAGGGCGCGACCATGGAGTGGGTGGACGGCAACCTCGGCTCCAAGGTCACGATGAAGTACCCGGCCGTCTACCTGATGGGCGAGCACGCCAAGGGCGAGACGCTGTCCGTCGCCTTCGCGGGCGAGGGCCAGCACCAGGACGCCGGCGCCAAGATGGTGCACATGGCGCCCCGGACCTCCTCCAACATCGTCTCCAAGTCGGTGGCCCGCTCCGGCGGACGCACCTCCTACCGCGGCCTGATCGAGATCGCTGAGGGCGCCGAGGGCTCCAAGTCCAACGTGCTGTGCGACGCGCTGCTGGTCGACACCATCTCGCGCTCGGACACCTACCCCTACGTGGACGTCCGCGAGGACGACGTGACCATGGGCCACGAGGCGACCGTCTCCAAGGTCAGCGACGACCAGCTCTTCTACCTGATGAGCCGCGGTCTCTCCGAGGACGAGGCGATGGCGATGATCGTGCGCGGCTTCGTCGAGCCGATCGCCAAGGAGCTGCCCATGGAGTACGCGCTCGAACTCAACCGGCTGATCGAGCTGCAGATGGAGGGCGCGGTCGGCTGA
- the sufD gene encoding Fe-S cluster assembly protein SufD yields the protein MAESQNIPAGSTASGGIAVAAESTVATRMSAEPSFDVADFPVPHGREEEWRFTPLERLGGLHDGSAEASGSLKAELSAPDGVTVETVGRDDARVGRAGKPVDRVAAQAFSSFEKATVVTVPKESVLGEPIRVNLHGEGGVTYGHTVFELGAFAEAVIVIDHTGDGVRAANVEYVLGDGAKLTVVSVQDWDDTAVHCSQHNTLVGRDASFKSVVVTFGGDVVRIHPRVNYAGPGGEAELYGVFFTDNGQHQEHRLMVDHDSPHCRSNVAYKGALQGEAAHAVWIGDVLIRKAAEGTDTYELNRNLVLTDGARVDSVPNLEIETGEIVGAGHASATGRFEDEQLFYLMARGIPEMEARRLVVRGFFAELVQQIGLPDLEERLIAKIDAELEASVA from the coding sequence ATGGCTGAGAGTCAGAACATCCCGGCGGGTTCCACCGCCTCCGGCGGTATCGCGGTGGCCGCGGAGTCGACCGTCGCCACCCGGATGAGCGCCGAGCCGTCCTTCGACGTGGCCGACTTCCCGGTGCCGCACGGCCGCGAGGAGGAGTGGCGCTTCACCCCGCTCGAGCGGCTGGGCGGCCTGCACGACGGCAGCGCCGAGGCCTCCGGGTCCCTCAAGGCGGAGCTCTCCGCTCCCGACGGCGTCACGGTGGAGACCGTCGGCCGGGACGACGCACGTGTCGGCCGGGCCGGCAAGCCCGTCGACCGGGTCGCGGCCCAGGCGTTCAGCTCCTTCGAGAAGGCCACGGTCGTCACCGTGCCCAAGGAGTCCGTGCTCGGGGAGCCGATCCGGGTGAACCTGCACGGCGAAGGTGGCGTCACCTACGGGCACACCGTGTTCGAGCTCGGAGCCTTCGCCGAGGCCGTGATCGTCATCGACCACACCGGTGACGGCGTGCGCGCCGCCAACGTCGAGTACGTGCTCGGTGACGGCGCCAAGCTCACCGTGGTCTCCGTGCAGGACTGGGACGACACCGCCGTCCACTGCTCGCAGCACAACACGCTGGTCGGCCGAGACGCCTCCTTCAAGTCCGTCGTCGTCACCTTCGGCGGCGACGTCGTCCGCATCCACCCGCGGGTCAACTACGCCGGTCCCGGCGGCGAGGCCGAGTTGTACGGCGTCTTCTTCACCGACAACGGCCAGCATCAGGAACACCGCCTGATGGTGGACCACGACAGCCCGCACTGCCGCAGCAACGTCGCGTACAAGGGCGCGCTGCAGGGCGAGGCGGCGCACGCGGTGTGGATCGGCGACGTGCTCATCCGCAAGGCGGCTGAGGGCACCGACACCTACGAGCTCAACCGGAACCTGGTGCTCACCGACGGCGCCCGCGTCGACTCGGTGCCGAACCTGGAGATCGAGACCGGCGAGATCGTCGGCGCCGGCCACGCCTCGGCCACCGGCCGCTTCGAGGACGAGCAGCTGTTCTACCTGATGGCGCGCGGCATCCCGGAGATGGAGGCCCGCCGCCTCGTCGTGCGCGGCTTCTTCGCCGAGCTGGTCCAGCAGATCGGCCTGCCCGACCTCGAGGAGCGCCTGATCGCGAAGATCGACGCGGAGCTGGAGGCGTCCGTCGCATGA
- a CDS encoding non-heme iron oxygenase ferredoxin subunit, giving the protein MSDASGFVRVATLGELEEDTPKRVEIDSTPVSVVRTEGEVFAIHDVCSHANVSLSEGEVEDCQIECWLHGSAFDLRTGKPSGLPATVPVPVYPVKIEGDGPDAAVLVSVTQES; this is encoded by the coding sequence ATGAGTGACGCATCCGGATTCGTGCGCGTCGCCACCCTCGGCGAGCTGGAGGAGGACACCCCCAAGCGGGTGGAGATCGACAGCACCCCCGTGTCGGTGGTCCGCACCGAGGGAGAGGTGTTCGCGATCCACGACGTCTGCTCCCACGCGAACGTCTCGCTCTCCGAGGGCGAGGTGGAGGACTGCCAGATCGAGTGCTGGCTGCACGGCTCCGCCTTCGACCTGCGCACCGGCAAGCCCTCGGGCCTGCCCGCGACCGTCCCCGTCCCCGTTTACCCCGTCAAGATCGAAGGAGACGGCCCCGACGCGGCTGTGCTCGTCTCCGTCACCCAGGAGTCCTGA
- the sufC gene encoding Fe-S cluster assembly ATPase SufC, which produces MATLEINDLHVSVDTENGAREILRGVDLTVKQGETHAIMGPNGSGKSTLAYSLAGHPKYKITGGSVKLDGEDVLEMSVDERARAGLFLAMQYPVEVPGVSVSNFLRTSATAIRGEAPKLRTWVKEVKEAMERLSIDPAFAERNVNEGFSGGEKKRHEILQLELLKPRIAVLDETDSGLDVDALRVVSEGVNRVRESGEVGTMLITHYTRILRYIKPDHVHVFAKGRIAESGGPELADKLEAEGYEAYVKGA; this is translated from the coding sequence ATGGCAACGCTTGAGATCAACGACCTGCACGTCTCCGTCGACACCGAGAACGGTGCGCGGGAGATCCTCCGTGGCGTCGACCTGACCGTGAAGCAGGGCGAGACCCACGCGATCATGGGCCCGAACGGCTCCGGAAAGTCGACGCTGGCCTACTCGCTCGCCGGTCACCCCAAGTACAAGATCACCGGCGGTTCGGTGAAGCTCGACGGCGAGGACGTCCTGGAGATGTCCGTCGACGAGCGGGCCCGCGCCGGCCTGTTCCTCGCCATGCAGTACCCGGTCGAGGTCCCCGGAGTCTCCGTCTCCAACTTCCTGCGCACCTCCGCCACCGCCATCCGGGGCGAGGCCCCGAAGCTGCGCACCTGGGTGAAGGAGGTCAAGGAGGCCATGGAGCGCCTCTCCATCGACCCCGCCTTCGCCGAGCGGAACGTCAACGAGGGCTTCTCCGGCGGTGAGAAGAAGCGCCACGAGATCCTCCAGCTGGAGCTCCTCAAGCCGCGGATCGCCGTCCTCGACGAGACCGACTCCGGCCTGGACGTCGACGCGCTGCGCGTCGTCTCCGAGGGCGTCAACCGCGTCCGCGAGTCCGGCGAGGTCGGCACCATGCTGATCACCCACTACACGCGCATCCTGCGCTACATCAAGCCCGACCACGTCCACGTCTTCGCCAAGGGCCGGATCGCCGAGTCCGGCGGCCCCGAGCTCGCGGACAAGCTGGAGGCCGAAGGCTACGAGGCGTACGTGAAGGGAGCCTGA
- a CDS encoding cysteine desulfurase codes for MTQLPGLLDTEALRKDFPILDRTVHDGLKVVYLDNAATSQKPRQVLDAMADYNERHNANVHRGVHVLAEEATALYEGARDKVAAFVNAPSRDEVVFTKNASESLNLVANMLGWADEPYRVSDESEIVITEMEHHSNIVPWQLLAQRTGAKLKWFGLTDDGRLDLSRIDEIITEKTKVVSFVLVSNILGTFNPVEEIVRRAQEVGALVVIDASQAAPHMPLDVQALQADFVAFTGHKMCGPTGIGVLWGRQGLLDDLPPFLGGGEMIETVSMNSSTYAPAPHKFEAGTPPIAQAVGLGAAVDYLSAIGMDRIAAHEHALTEYAVKRLQEVPDLRIIGPVTAEDRGAAISFTLGDIHPHDVGQVLDEQGIAVRVGHHCARPVCLRYGIPATTRASFYLYSTPAEVDTLVDGLEHVRNFFG; via the coding sequence ATGACGCAGCTGCCGGGCCTCCTCGACACCGAGGCGCTCCGCAAGGACTTCCCCATCCTGGACCGCACGGTTCACGACGGGCTGAAGGTCGTGTACCTGGACAACGCGGCGACCTCACAGAAGCCGCGCCAGGTCCTGGACGCGATGGCCGACTACAACGAGCGGCACAACGCGAACGTCCACCGCGGTGTGCACGTCCTCGCCGAGGAGGCCACGGCGCTGTACGAGGGTGCGCGCGACAAAGTCGCCGCCTTCGTCAACGCGCCCAGCCGGGACGAGGTGGTGTTCACGAAGAACGCCTCCGAATCGCTCAACCTCGTCGCCAACATGCTCGGCTGGGCCGACGAGCCGTATCGCGTCTCGGACGAGTCCGAGATCGTCATCACGGAGATGGAGCACCACTCCAACATCGTGCCGTGGCAGCTGCTGGCGCAGCGCACCGGCGCGAAGCTGAAGTGGTTCGGCCTCACCGACGACGGCCGACTCGACCTGTCCCGCATCGACGAGATCATCACCGAGAAGACCAAGGTCGTCTCCTTCGTGCTGGTCTCCAACATCCTGGGCACCTTCAACCCGGTCGAGGAGATCGTCCGCCGGGCGCAGGAGGTCGGTGCGCTGGTCGTGATCGACGCCTCGCAGGCCGCCCCGCACATGCCGCTGGACGTGCAGGCGCTGCAGGCCGACTTCGTCGCCTTCACCGGGCACAAGATGTGCGGCCCCACCGGCATCGGCGTGCTCTGGGGACGTCAGGGCCTGCTGGACGACCTGCCGCCGTTCCTCGGCGGCGGGGAGATGATCGAGACCGTCTCGATGAATTCCTCCACGTACGCGCCCGCGCCGCACAAGTTCGAGGCCGGCACGCCCCCGATCGCGCAGGCCGTCGGCCTCGGTGCGGCCGTGGACTACCTGTCGGCCATCGGCATGGACCGGATCGCCGCCCACGAGCACGCGCTCACCGAGTACGCCGTCAAGCGCCTCCAGGAGGTCCCCGACCTGCGGATCATCGGCCCGGTCACGGCCGAGGACCGGGGCGCGGCGATCTCGTTCACGCTGGGCGACATCCACCCGCACGACGTCGGGCAGGTGCTGGACGAGCAGGGCATCGCCGTCCGGGTCGGCCACCACTGCGCTCGTCCGGTCTGCCTGCGGTACGGAATTCCTGCGACCACGCGGGCGTCGTTCTACCTGTACTCCACGCCGGCCGAGGTCGACACCCTGGTGGACGGCCTGGAGCACGTACGGAACTTCTTCGGCTGA
- the sufU gene encoding Fe-S cluster assembly sulfur transfer protein SufU, with protein sequence MKLDSMYQEVILDHYKNPHGRGLRDGDAEVHHVNPTCGDEITLRVRYEGDTLADVSYEGQGCSISQASASVLNELLVGKELDRARRIQETFLELMQSRGKLEPDDAMEDVLEDAVAFAGVSKYPARVKCALLSWMAWKDATVQALGESAMDGAEQSTEKTEKTS encoded by the coding sequence GTGAAGCTCGACTCGATGTACCAGGAAGTGATCCTGGATCACTACAAGAACCCGCACGGGCGTGGCCTGCGCGACGGCGACGCCGAGGTGCACCACGTCAATCCGACGTGCGGTGACGAGATCACCCTGCGGGTGCGGTACGAGGGCGACACCCTCGCCGACGTCAGCTACGAGGGCCAGGGCTGCTCCATCAGCCAGGCCAGCGCCTCGGTGCTCAACGAGCTGCTGGTCGGCAAGGAGCTGGACCGGGCGCGGCGCATCCAGGAGACGTTCCTGGAGCTGATGCAGTCCCGTGGCAAGCTGGAGCCGGACGACGCCATGGAGGACGTCCTCGAGGACGCGGTCGCGTTCGCGGGCGTCTCCAAGTACCCGGCGCGCGTGAAGTGCGCGCTGCTGAGCTGGATGGCCTGGAAGGACGCCACTGTCCAGGCGCTGGGCGAGTCCGCGATGGACGGCGCCGAGCAGTCGACGGAGAAGACGGAGAAGACCTCATGA
- a CDS encoding metal-sulfur cluster assembly factor — MTETTTKPASEDEVREALYDVVDPELGIDVVNLGLIYGIHIDDSNVATLDMTLTSAACPLTDVIEDQARSATDGIVNELKINWVWMPPWGPDKITDEGREQLRALGFNV; from the coding sequence ATGACCGAGACCACCACCAAGCCGGCGAGCGAGGACGAGGTCCGCGAGGCGCTCTACGACGTGGTCGACCCCGAGCTGGGTATCGACGTCGTCAACCTCGGCCTCATCTACGGCATCCACATCGACGACTCCAACGTCGCCACCCTCGACATGACGCTCACCTCGGCGGCCTGTCCGCTGACCGACGTCATCGAGGACCAGGCCCGCTCCGCGACCGACGGCATCGTCAACGAGCTGAAGATCAACTGGGTCTGGATGCCGCCGTGGGGCCCCGACAAGATCACCGACGAGGGTCGTGAACAGCTCCGCGCCCTCGGCTTCAACGTGTGA
- a CDS encoding multidrug efflux SMR transporter — MVYATLAGAILAEVLGTTAMKYSDGFTRLWPSLGTTAGYLVAFFLLAQTLKTMSVGTAYAIWAGLGTAAVAAIGMVFIGEAVTATKIIGLLLVIAGVVVLNLGGAH; from the coding sequence ATGGTTTACGCGACGCTTGCCGGGGCGATCCTGGCCGAAGTCCTGGGCACCACCGCGATGAAGTACAGCGACGGCTTCACCCGCCTGTGGCCGTCCCTCGGCACCACCGCCGGCTACCTCGTCGCCTTCTTCCTCCTCGCCCAGACACTCAAGACCATGTCGGTGGGCACCGCATACGCCATCTGGGCCGGACTCGGCACCGCCGCCGTCGCCGCCATCGGCATGGTCTTCATCGGCGAGGCCGTCACCGCAACGAAGATCATCGGTCTGCTGCTGGTGATCGCCGGAGTTGTCGTCCTCAACCTCGGCGGAGCCCACTGA